The Vicia villosa cultivar HV-30 ecotype Madison, WI linkage group LG1, Vvil1.0, whole genome shotgun sequence genome includes a region encoding these proteins:
- the LOC131601802 gene encoding putative F-box protein At1g58310, with product MKNKRDRKEKRDRLSDLPDYVLLHIMKFINTKQAVQTCILSMRWKDLWRRLTNLTLNFFDFTRGTPYFASFVSSVLYHRDDSVSLHDIDLTRYGCIRPELIDKIMTYANSHDVHSLRLEVDLSFSRGYSLHTRIFSCQSLTHLKLSIRAVPCMTQLPSSLHLPALQSLHLVYATFTANDNGVSDPFSNCHRLNTLVLECCNLHRGANLLCVSNSNLSSLTIGSTIQEVGYKIVLSTPNLNSITLTRDLIHQISVCNISYLEQVHIDVEENDHMFYEITFSGLISCLQVLANYVKILKLSWSTLKVLLRSSDSMITQLPYFVKLKSLKFRVNPSNVLDDNVRSLVDCFVKKCPPAIVYIDFRA from the exons atgaagaataaaaGAGATAGAAAAGAGAAAAGGGATAGACTCAGTGACTTACCGGACTATGTTTTGCTTCATATCATGAAATTTATCAACACAAAACAAGCTGTGCAAACTTGTATATTGTCTATGAGATGGAAGGATCTTTGGCGTCGTCTCACAAATCTCACATTGAATTTCTTCGACTTTACTCGTGGTACACCCTATTTCGCCTCGTTCGTATCTTCGGTCCTATATCATCGAGATGATTCAGTATCTTTGCATGATATTGATTTGACGCGATATGGTTGCATTCGGCCTGAACTTATTGATAAGATCATGACATATGCTAACTCACATGATGTCCATAGTTTAAGACTTGAAGTTGATTTGAGTTTTAGTCGTGGTTACTCATTGCATACTCGCATATTTTCTTGCCAATCTTTGACACATCTTAAGCTTTCCATTAGGGCCGTCCCTTGTATGACACAACTTCCATCTTCATTGCATTTACCTGCATTACAAAGCTTGCATCTTGTCTATGCCACTTTTACAGCAAATGACAATGGCGTTTCTGATCCATTTTCAAATTGTCATAGATTAAACACTTTAGTACTCGAATGTTGTAATCTACATCGCGGAGCAAATTTACTTTGTGTATCGAATTCAAACCTTTCTAGTTTGACAATAGGAAGTACTATTCAAGAAGTAGGTTACAAAATTGTGCTTTCTACTCCAAACCTCAATTCTATCACGCTCACGCGTGATCTCATTCACCAGATCTCTGTATGCAATATCTCTTATCTTGAACAAGTCCATATTGAtgttgaagaaaatgatcatatGTTTTATGAGATTACTTTTTCAGGCTTAATTAGTTGCCTCCAAGTGCTTGCTAACTATGTTAAGATattgaagctttcttggagtacCCTTAAG GTTCTACTTCGCTCATCTGATTCAATGATAACTCAACTTCCTTACTTTGTTAAATTGAAGTCATTGAAATTCAGAGTGAATCCATCAAATGTATTAGATGATAATGTTAGAAGTCTAGTGGACTGCTTTGTTAAAAAATGTCCACCGGCCATAGTGTATATAGATTTTCGTGCATGA